A stretch of DNA from Juglans microcarpa x Juglans regia isolate MS1-56 chromosome 5D, Jm3101_v1.0, whole genome shotgun sequence:
ATCATTGGTTACTGCGAGAAGTCTCATTTCATCGACGCCGTTTCGATCTTTATTCGCATGAAGAGGGAGGAGCGCATGCCCGATAAGTACACATACCCGTCGCTCATTAAATCCTGTTCCTGCGAGTGCGAGGTTAGGTTAGGGAAATCAATTCATGGGTCCGCGTTGAGGTGTGGAGTTGAAGGGGATGCCTACGTCAGGACGAGTTTGATTAACTTGTATGGGAAATGTAGAGAGATTGCGAGTGCTCGTAAGATCTTCGATGATATGTCTGAGAGAAGTGTTGTTTCGTGGACGGCTATGGTTGTCGGGTATGCCACCGTTGGGGATTTAGCGGAGGCAAAGAGGCTGTTCGATGAGATGCCGCAGAGAAATATAGTGTCGTGGAATGCAATTATTGGCGGGCTAGTAAAACTGGGTGAATTGAAGGGTGCTAGACGGATATTTGATGAAATGCCCGAAAAGGATGTGGTGTCTTATACTACAATGATTGATGGGTATGCAAAGGCGGGTGACATGGCGTCCGCAAGGTTTTTGTTTGAGCAGGTCCCTGATAGGGATGTTTTTGTGTGGTCGGCCTTGATATCGGGGTATGCACAGAATGGTCAGCCAAACGACGCGTTGAAAGTTTTTCTTGAAATGGATTCAAGTGGTGTAAAGCCGGATGAGTATATTATGGTAAGCTTGATGTCCGCTTGTTCCCAAGTGGGTGGTTTGGAATTGGCTATTTGGGTTGACTCCTATGTGAGCCGGAGCAAAATAGATACTTGTCAACCTCATGTTGCTGCAGCTCGTGTCGACATGAATGCGAAGTGTGGAAACATGGAGTTGGCGACGAAGTTATTTGAGGAGATGCCCAAGAAGGACCTAATCTCATATTGTTCCATGATACAAGGACTGTCGTATCGTGGGCATGGGAAACAGGCTGTTCGCCTATTCAATAGGATGCTAAACGAAGGGCTGGCTCCGGATGAGGTAGCCTTCACGGTCATCCTGACAGTGTGTAGTCACGCTGGGCTTGTTGAGGAGGGTTGGCACTACTTTGAATCCATGAAATATGACTACTCCATAGTTCCCTCTCCTGATCATTATGCTTGTATGGTCGATCTTCTTAGCAGGTCAGGAAGGCTGAAAGAAGGCTATGAACTTATAAAATCAATGCCGGTGGAGCCACATGCTGGTGCCTGGGGTGCACTTCTTGGGGCCTGTAAGCTACAGTGCGACGTGGAATTAGGGGAGGTGATTGCTGCTCGCCTTCTTGAGCTTGAGCCACATAATCCCGCTAATTATGTGTTGTTGTCCAACATCTATGCAGCAGCTGACCGATGGTTGGATGTTTCTCTTGTGAgggaaaaaatgaaggaaaaaggaGTTAGGAAAATACCTGGTTGCAGTTGGATTTAGTTCAAAAGGCTCGGTTTCTTGGAATCTCTTCTCATGCAGTGCCCTGGTTTTGCCGATTTAGAGCCACATTTGGTGCAGTTGAATTGgatatgatttgaaattcaaTTCTATAGAATTCAAACTTCTGGTTCCTTGTTATAGACGACAGTATCTAAACTATAATCCTAATTTATCGGTGCACTAACAATACCAAGATGTAGGCGTTCTATTCTGATACAAAGGCTGCAAGTTCTACAATTAGACGCAGCAGAGGGATTTTGACAGCGATGGTTTATCATTGAACCCATGACATGGAAAATGCGGTTCAGCTACCGGATTCTAACATAATTCGGTCAGTTATGCTTGCCCCTTTTTTTCAAtggacaaatattttttaatcttgattcTGGACTACCAAGTAAGGTGTTTACCATCCCCAAATTTGTCATTCCTGCCTGGGAAGCTCGGACTGAAGCTAATATTGTTctttgagcggtgctactctgccgcctgagAAGCACCGCTCCAAGTGACCGATAGGCCAAATTggacttttcattttttttaatttatattattttatcattttaaaaaaattttaaaaaatataaaaatatatcaatacactaataggtacttccttaactattaagtaaagaaaaaaattaaaatatataagatgtCAAAATGAGAAGATAAATTGAGTGGGCAAAGTTGTTTCTTGGTTGTCCTGGCCAACAGTTGCTGGATCTATCTATAACAATCTTGATTGTCATGTTAGGTATGGCCACTTGTGCCTCCCTGCAGCTGCAAGATATTgtcatttagatattttttccccttttgaaAAACAGTTCTTCTGCGTACAGTCGCCAGATGGTAATCGCGAAGGAGTTATACCACATCAGCCGTTATAATGGCGTTGGTGCTTTCTCTCCAGTGGTCTTCTTCTACTCGGCTTCGTGGTCTTCTCCTTGAGCTCGTTTTCGACTTTGTGGTTTCAAGTGGATCTGTGCTCACTCTTCAAGTGGATAAGTCCGTAAGGAACCACTGAACTAGATCGTCAAGTGGTCTTCTTCTTCGTGGAAGGGTAGTCGTCTTGGTCATTTCTATTAGGTCGTCCGGTGGTCTTCTTCGTGGTCTACTGGGTCATCTTTGTGTGGGTCATTTCTACTGGGTGATTTTTACGACATTCATggtaaaatacttttttttacttgccTCTATTTCATGATTTCTTGATTGGGTGACTTTATACTTTACTATTTCTTGAATGCGGTGGGGGAAGATGATGCCCATGGCCATTTGTACCAAGTAGTGGAGTAGTGATtcttgctaatttttttttgcaatttttcgGTCCTTTTAATACCAAGCGGTGGAGTACCATAGCGCCAACGACAGTAATAGTAAGATTCATTGTACAGGTTTCAAACTAGAAAGAAACTGCCTTTTAGAAATTGTACAGTT
This window harbors:
- the LOC121265517 gene encoding putative pentatricopeptide repeat-containing protein At5g37570, with protein sequence MPFPRSYSTFLSSNCLPKLNSTTGTRTNFSIPSVPTLLRACKTSLHLHQLHAHIIRKGLEQDHFLVTLFVSLSNSLSTLSYSTSVFNRVLRPNTFLWNSLIIGYCEKSHFIDAVSIFIRMKREERMPDKYTYPSLIKSCSCECEVRLGKSIHGSALRCGVEGDAYVRTSLINLYGKCREIASARKIFDDMSERSVVSWTAMVVGYATVGDLAEAKRLFDEMPQRNIVSWNAIIGGLVKLGELKGARRIFDEMPEKDVVSYTTMIDGYAKAGDMASARFLFEQVPDRDVFVWSALISGYAQNGQPNDALKVFLEMDSSGVKPDEYIMVSLMSACSQVGGLELAIWVDSYVSRSKIDTCQPHVAAARVDMNAKCGNMELATKLFEEMPKKDLISYCSMIQGLSYRGHGKQAVRLFNRMLNEGLAPDEVAFTVILTVCSHAGLVEEGWHYFESMKYDYSIVPSPDHYACMVDLLSRSGRLKEGYELIKSMPVEPHAGAWGALLGACKLQCDVELGEVIAARLLELEPHNPANYVLLSNIYAAADRWLDVSLVREKMKEKGVRKIPGCSWI